From one Dyella sp. 2HG41-7 genomic stretch:
- a CDS encoding phosphopantetheine-binding protein, giving the protein MPTQTAAEHELAILIVDALNLETIDPAQIDPQAPLFGGDLGLDSIDALEIALAVSKRYGMQLRSDHPDNQHIFSSLHALSEHIERERTA; this is encoded by the coding sequence ATGCCCACGCAGACCGCCGCCGAACACGAACTGGCCATCCTGATTGTGGACGCCCTCAATCTGGAGACGATCGATCCCGCGCAGATCGATCCACAGGCGCCTTTATTCGGCGGGGACCTGGGGCTGGATTCGATCGACGCCCTGGAGATCGCGCTCGCGGTTTCCAAACGCTACGGTATGCAACTGCGCTCGGATCATCCGGACAACCAGCACATCTTCAGCAGCTTGCACGCGCTTTCCGAACATATTGAACGGGAGCGTACGGCCTGA
- a CDS encoding hydroxymyristoyl-ACP dehydratase: MDQRASDNRFQTTFCVTSEHPCLPGHFPGQPLVPGVILLEHVANALRDWRNQRIARIGEAKFLAPLRPGETAELELSEKSGHVRFEMRCDGHVIARGVVEGAA, encoded by the coding sequence GTGGATCAGCGCGCCTCTGACAACCGATTCCAAACGACGTTTTGCGTAACGTCGGAGCATCCGTGCCTCCCTGGGCATTTCCCGGGACAGCCGCTGGTGCCTGGGGTGATTCTGCTTGAGCACGTCGCCAACGCATTGCGAGATTGGCGCAATCAACGAATAGCGCGTATCGGAGAAGCAAAATTTCTTGCGCCGTTGCGTCCAGGCGAAACGGCCGAGCTTGAGTTGTCGGAAAAGTCCGGGCACGTTCGTTTCGAAATGCGTTGCGACGGTCATGTGATTGCACGCGGCGTGGTCGAGGGTGCGGCGTGA
- a CDS encoding acyltransferase: MSDHWQNQREGGNRFWLSVLVAAALNLGRRFLLLCLYPISLYYLLRRGAERRASRDYLTRLFGRPARMREVFKHLYFFATTMLDRIYLLAHGERDFDIEVGGIEELQHRIAQGRGVLLVGSHQGSFEVMRVLAARCPDVPLRVLLDKQKTPAITELLEALAPQVGDAVIDVSQGGAAITLAVAETCRTGGMVALLADRGRSHETLRRVDFLGEPAPFPIGPWLLASTLQVPVMLCFGLYRGKNRYALHFEPFMESVDIPREARHQAIDTVLRRYAQRLEHYARAEPYNWFNFYDFWQQESTQDAAVTHPRAAREA; this comes from the coding sequence GTGAGCGATCATTGGCAAAATCAGCGAGAGGGCGGCAATCGATTCTGGTTGAGCGTGCTGGTGGCCGCCGCGCTGAATCTGGGTCGTCGCTTTCTGTTGCTCTGTCTCTATCCCATCAGTCTTTATTACCTGCTGCGGCGTGGCGCGGAACGTCGTGCGTCGCGCGATTACCTGACGCGTTTGTTCGGCCGTCCTGCGCGAATGCGCGAGGTGTTCAAGCATCTCTATTTCTTCGCAACCACGATGCTCGATCGCATCTATCTGCTGGCGCACGGTGAGCGCGATTTCGATATTGAGGTCGGCGGCATCGAAGAGCTTCAGCATCGCATCGCGCAAGGGCGTGGTGTGTTGTTGGTCGGCTCGCATCAAGGCAGCTTCGAAGTGATGCGTGTGCTGGCAGCGCGTTGTCCCGATGTGCCGTTGCGCGTCTTGCTGGACAAACAAAAAACGCCGGCGATCACCGAGTTGCTCGAAGCTCTGGCTCCGCAGGTGGGCGACGCCGTGATCGACGTGTCGCAAGGCGGCGCGGCCATCACGTTGGCCGTGGCGGAAACCTGTCGCACAGGCGGCATGGTGGCGCTGCTTGCGGATCGCGGGCGTTCGCACGAAACGCTGCGGCGCGTGGATTTTCTGGGCGAGCCCGCACCCTTTCCCATCGGCCCGTGGTTGTTGGCGAGCACGCTGCAGGTGCCGGTGATGCTGTGCTTCGGTCTTTATCGGGGCAAAAACCGCTACGCGCTGCACTTCGAGCCGTTTATGGAAAGCGTGGATATTCCGCGCGAAGCGCGTCATCAGGCCATCGACACGGTGCTGCGCCGCTATGCGCAGCGCTTGGAACACTATGCTCGCGCGGAGCCGTATAACTGGTTCAATTTCTACGATTTCTGGCAGCAGGAAAGCACGCAAGACGCCGCCGTCACCCATCCACGCGCCGCGCGCGAGGCCTAA
- a CDS encoding phosphotransferase, protein MQTRNVWESLIPHAGAMALIDAVANWTETTIHAIGERHKPGEHPLRNASGLHVVHLIEYGAQATAVHGALLASARGDTKMRAGRLISVRDAQFAIEYIDLSDGRLDIHAECFYADEQGAQYTFKVEQNGKLYATGRVTVMYADA, encoded by the coding sequence GTGCAGACGCGAAACGTTTGGGAATCGCTTATTCCGCACGCTGGCGCAATGGCGCTTATCGACGCCGTGGCGAATTGGACCGAGACGACGATCCACGCCATCGGCGAGCGGCATAAGCCGGGCGAGCATCCGCTGCGCAATGCGTCGGGTCTGCATGTCGTGCATCTGATCGAATACGGCGCGCAAGCCACAGCGGTGCATGGCGCGCTGCTCGCCAGCGCGCGCGGTGACACCAAAATGCGCGCGGGCCGATTGATCAGTGTTCGAGATGCGCAGTTTGCGATCGAATACATCGATCTTTCTGACGGTCGCCTTGATATCCATGCCGAGTGCTTCTACGCCGATGAGCAGGGCGCGCAGTACACCTTCAAAGTCGAACAAAACGGGAAGTTGTATGCAACCGGTCGCGTGACCGTGATGTACGCCGACGCGTAG
- a CDS encoding glycosyltransferase family 2 protein: MSSTTRWCVLIPCLNEEKAIASVVKSALRLNAPVIVIDDGSDDRTPDIVRSLPVTLLRHSYRQGKGQALRTGFREALRQGFDAVATMDGDGQHLAEDIPRLVDVGQRFPDHIVIGARLLQRDQQPKGRRRANALADWGISWACAQPIADTQSGQRWYPRSALELVELDAQNFVFEAALLIAASREKGLGIVSVPIASRYERSFRLSHFSPVRDVTRIAFYTMGRLWHYGKIWASYSRSRAAPMIVDDTYSRRIV; encoded by the coding sequence ATGAGCAGCACGACGCGATGGTGCGTATTGATCCCCTGCCTCAACGAAGAGAAGGCGATCGCGTCGGTGGTGAAATCCGCATTGCGGTTGAATGCACCCGTGATCGTTATCGACGACGGCTCCGACGATCGCACGCCCGATATCGTTCGTTCGCTGCCCGTCACGCTGCTGCGTCATTCCTATCGACAAGGTAAAGGCCAGGCATTGCGCACGGGCTTTCGTGAAGCGTTGCGGCAAGGGTTCGACGCCGTCGCGACGATGGATGGCGATGGCCAGCATCTCGCCGAAGATATTCCGCGCCTGGTCGACGTGGGCCAACGTTTTCCCGATCACATCGTGATCGGCGCACGCTTGCTCCAGCGCGACCAGCAACCCAAAGGCCGTCGACGCGCAAATGCGTTGGCGGATTGGGGCATTTCGTGGGCGTGCGCGCAGCCGATTGCCGATACGCAAAGCGGACAACGCTGGTATCCGCGTAGCGCGTTGGAACTGGTGGAACTGGATGCGCAGAATTTCGTATTCGAAGCCGCGCTATTGATTGCGGCGTCGCGCGAAAAAGGACTCGGCATTGTGTCGGTCCCGATCGCTTCGCGTTACGAGCGATCATTCCGCCTCAGTCATTTCAGCCCGGTGCGTGACGTGACGCGGATCGCGTTTTACACCATGGGGCGCCTTTGGCATTACGGCAAAATCTGGGCGAGCTACAGCCGCTCCCGCGCCGCGCCCATGATCGTGGACGATACGTACTCGCGCCGCATCGTCTAG
- a CDS encoding beta-ketoacyl synthase chain length factor encodes MSALCVRVEGIGLWSPQLANFDALRRALVGEAPEPPGARPTASALSPNERRRAPESVLVAIEAATQAVALSGRAAEDLACVFASAYGDQATTDYMCRVLAGTPTELSPTRFHNSVHNAAAGYWTIATGCRAPSSATCAGSASFGAGLLEAVALACADDRPIVLVCSDTAGAGPLGELIGCTFAFGCALVLAPATDAGVTLSLSTTKGSEPIHPPLPEHFATWMRNNPSAGCLPLLAMLARGEAECVVAVSEHLGLHVQNEMAA; translated from the coding sequence ATGAGCGCGTTGTGTGTTCGTGTGGAAGGCATCGGACTGTGGTCGCCGCAGCTCGCGAATTTCGATGCGTTGCGTCGTGCGCTTGTCGGAGAAGCCCCGGAGCCTCCAGGCGCGCGACCGACCGCGTCGGCGTTATCGCCGAACGAACGACGACGTGCGCCCGAGAGCGTGCTCGTCGCAATCGAGGCCGCTACGCAGGCCGTCGCCTTAAGTGGGCGCGCCGCAGAAGATTTGGCATGCGTGTTCGCTTCGGCCTATGGCGATCAAGCCACGACGGATTACATGTGCCGCGTGCTGGCAGGCACACCTACTGAGCTGTCGCCCACGCGTTTCCATAATTCCGTGCACAACGCCGCTGCGGGTTATTGGACCATCGCCACCGGTTGTCGCGCGCCATCGAGTGCGACGTGCGCGGGAAGCGCTAGTTTCGGCGCTGGTTTGCTGGAAGCCGTCGCATTGGCTTGCGCCGATGATCGCCCGATCGTGCTTGTTTGCAGCGATACGGCCGGTGCAGGACCGCTGGGCGAGTTGATCGGATGCACGTTCGCGTTTGGCTGCGCGCTGGTGCTCGCTCCTGCCACAGACGCAGGTGTGACATTGAGTCTTTCGACGACAAAGGGATCGGAGCCCATTCACCCGCCACTTCCCGAACATTTCGCGACGTGGATGCGCAACAACCCATCCGCCGGCTGTCTGCCGCTACTGGCCATGCTGGCGCGCGGCGAAGCCGAGTGTGTGGTGGCGGTATCGGAACATTTAGGATTGCACGTCCAGAACGAGATGGCCGCATGA
- a CDS encoding beta-ketoacyl-[acyl-carrier-protein] synthase family protein: MRVTTLPLAVSAFTATSALGFGLSDHLDALQQQQSGLRTNDFSSAPLACWIGRVAGIESQPLPDAYAPWDCRNNRLAWTGLNQDDFFAKVQAARARYGAMRLALLLGTSTASIGATEEGYRRLDGARLPDDLHRTAIHTPHSLTAFVAKALDIGGPCLTISTACSSSAKVFASAERLIRLGLVDAAVVGGVDSLCDSTLFGFNALELVSPEPCRPFDAARRGISIGEAAGFALLERVDAQPDATLRLLACGESSDAHHMSTPDPEGVGAELALRDALARAQLDVSDVDYINLHGTASHKNDAMEAALIARLFPAHTRVSSTKALTGHTLGAAGMLEAAITLLALREGFVPGNAGVREADPACSTHFAWRNEARPLKVALSHSFGFGGSNACLAFARASAENAA, from the coding sequence ATGCGCGTGACAACCCTTCCGCTCGCGGTGTCGGCCTTCACTGCAACCTCTGCATTGGGCTTCGGCCTGAGCGACCATCTCGATGCACTTCAACAGCAACAAAGCGGCCTGCGCACGAACGATTTCAGTAGCGCGCCGCTGGCTTGCTGGATCGGACGCGTCGCTGGCATAGAAAGCCAGCCGTTGCCAGACGCTTACGCGCCATGGGATTGTCGTAACAATCGCCTTGCCTGGACAGGGCTGAATCAGGACGATTTTTTCGCCAAAGTACAGGCGGCGCGAGCACGTTACGGTGCGATGCGTCTTGCGCTTCTGTTGGGCACATCCACGGCAAGCATCGGCGCGACGGAAGAAGGCTACCGGCGTCTGGACGGCGCACGCCTGCCGGACGATTTGCACCGCACGGCAATCCATACGCCGCACTCGTTGACCGCTTTCGTCGCCAAAGCGTTGGACATTGGCGGCCCGTGCCTGACCATCTCCACCGCGTGCTCGTCCAGCGCCAAGGTGTTCGCCAGCGCGGAACGACTGATTCGATTGGGGCTCGTCGACGCGGCTGTCGTGGGCGGCGTCGACTCGCTGTGCGATAGCACGTTGTTTGGTTTTAACGCGCTGGAACTCGTATCGCCCGAACCGTGCCGTCCGTTCGATGCTGCACGCCGAGGTATTTCCATCGGCGAAGCAGCGGGATTCGCATTGCTGGAACGTGTCGATGCGCAACCCGATGCAACGCTGCGATTGCTCGCCTGCGGCGAATCGAGCGACGCGCACCATATGTCGACGCCCGATCCGGAAGGCGTCGGCGCCGAGCTGGCATTACGCGATGCGCTCGCGCGCGCGCAACTCGACGTCTCGGATGTGGATTACATCAACCTGCATGGCACGGCGAGCCACAAGAACGACGCTATGGAAGCTGCCTTGATCGCGCGATTGTTTCCGGCGCACACACGCGTGAGCTCCACCAAAGCACTGACCGGCCACACGCTGGGTGCGGCAGGCATGCTTGAAGCGGCGATTACGTTGCTCGCGTTACGTGAGGGATTCGTGCCTGGCAATGCCGGCGTTCGTGAAGCCGATCCCGCATGTTCCACGCACTTCGCATGGCGCAACGAAGCACGCCCACTGAAGGTCGCGCTCAGTCATTCGTTCGGATTTGGCGGCAGCAACGCATGTCTCGCCTTTGCACGCGCGTCGGCGGAGAACGCCGCATGA
- the hemF gene encoding oxygen-dependent coproporphyrinogen oxidase translates to MKSEQVERAEHFLRDLQDRICKAVEDVDGRACFVEDAWTRAAGGGGRTRVLRDGAVFEQGGVNFSLVHGDKLPPSATAHRPELAGGSFVATGVSLVLHPNNPYVPTTHANVRYFEASKPGVEPVWWFGGGFDLTPFYPFDEDVRHWHAIARDACAPYGSDVYTRYKKWCDEYFYLKHRGETRGVGGLFYDDLNEGGFEQCFAFTQAVGQGFLDAYLPIVARRKDTPYGEREREFQLYRRGRYVEFNLVYDRGTLFGLQSGGRTESILMSLPPRVRFEYAYQPEEGSPEARLADYLKPRDWV, encoded by the coding sequence ATGAAAAGCGAGCAAGTCGAAAGGGCCGAACATTTCTTGCGGGATCTGCAAGACCGCATCTGCAAAGCCGTCGAAGACGTCGATGGTCGAGCGTGTTTTGTCGAAGATGCGTGGACGCGCGCCGCCGGCGGTGGTGGCCGCACGCGCGTGCTGCGTGATGGCGCCGTGTTCGAACAGGGTGGCGTGAATTTCTCGTTGGTCCATGGCGACAAACTGCCGCCCAGCGCCACGGCGCATCGTCCTGAATTGGCCGGCGGCAGTTTTGTCGCAACGGGCGTTTCGCTGGTGCTGCATCCGAATAATCCGTATGTGCCCACCACGCACGCCAACGTCCGCTATTTCGAGGCGAGCAAGCCGGGTGTCGAGCCGGTGTGGTGGTTCGGCGGCGGATTCGATCTCACGCCGTTCTATCCGTTCGACGAGGATGTGCGGCACTGGCATGCGATCGCGCGCGATGCATGCGCGCCGTACGGTTCGGACGTCTATACGCGCTACAAAAAATGGTGCGACGAGTATTTCTATCTCAAGCATCGCGGCGAAACGCGCGGCGTCGGCGGATTGTTCTACGACGACCTCAACGAAGGCGGTTTCGAGCAGTGCTTTGCATTTACACAAGCGGTGGGGCAGGGCTTTCTCGATGCGTATCTGCCGATCGTGGCGCGCCGCAAAGACACGCCTTACGGCGAACGAGAACGCGAGTTTCAGCTTTATCGGCGCGGTCGTTACGTCGAATTCAATCTGGTTTACGACCGCGGCACGCTGTTCGGGTTGCAATCCGGCGGACGTACCGAATCGATCTTGATGAGCCTGCCGCCGCGCGTGCGTTTCGAATACGCCTATCAGCCGGAGGAAGGGTCCCCCGAAGCGCGGCTTGCGGATTACCTCAAGCCGCGCGACTGGGTGTAA
- the gpmA gene encoding 2,3-diphosphoglycerate-dependent phosphoglycerate mutase, which produces MHKLVLIRHGQSQWNLENRFSGWADVDITEQGAAEARESGELLKQAGYHFDVAHTSVLKRAVRTLWHVQDAMDLMWIPVLTDWRLNERHYGALTGLNKAETAAKYGEDQVKVWRRSYDIPPPPLERDANPSLHDPRYTNLDPKLIPDTECLKDTVARVMPYWNEVLAPAIRSGERVLLVAHGNSIRALVKYLDGISDDDIVELNIPNGVPLVYEFDDQLKPIRHYYLGDADAIAAKMAAVANQGKAK; this is translated from the coding sequence ATGCACAAGCTCGTTTTGATCCGCCACGGCCAATCGCAGTGGAACCTCGAAAACCGCTTCAGCGGTTGGGCCGACGTCGATATCACCGAACAAGGCGCGGCCGAGGCGCGCGAATCGGGCGAGCTGCTCAAGCAAGCCGGTTATCACTTCGACGTCGCGCACACGTCGGTGCTCAAGCGCGCGGTGCGCACGCTGTGGCACGTGCAGGACGCGATGGATCTGATGTGGATTCCGGTGCTCACCGATTGGCGCCTCAACGAACGTCATTACGGCGCCCTCACCGGCCTCAACAAAGCGGAAACCGCCGCCAAATACGGTGAGGATCAGGTCAAGGTCTGGCGCCGCAGCTACGACATCCCGCCGCCGCCGCTCGAACGCGATGCGAATCCGTCGCTGCACGATCCGCGTTATACGAACCTTGATCCGAAACTGATTCCGGACACCGAGTGCCTGAAAGACACCGTGGCGCGCGTGATGCCTTACTGGAATGAAGTGCTCGCGCCGGCCATTCGCAGCGGCGAGCGCGTACTGCTGGTGGCGCACGGCAACTCGATTCGCGCGCTGGTGAAGTATCTGGATGGCATTTCCGACGACGACATCGTCGAATTGAACATCCCGAACGGCGTGCCGCTCGTGTACGAATTCGACGATCAGCTCAAGCCGATTCGCCACTACTACTTGGGCGACGCGGACGCGATTGCGGCCAAGATGGCGGCGGTGGCGAATCAAGGCAAAGCCAAGTAG
- a CDS encoding DUF1453 domain-containing protein, with protein sequence MAPHLTTPLVLIPLIAFAVWRRVRSQFGLQPIRRKRMIARIAIFAVLACLITLFAMHNVQLLAGLAGGLVAGAALGLVGLRLSRFQVDPVKGDCYVPNPYVGAIVTTVFLARLVWRFAMVAPQIQDPTGATPPIHGPDIGQSPLTLAVFGLLVGYYICYFAGLLIHHQRLLRSRPGLQE encoded by the coding sequence ATGGCACCCCATTTGACTACGCCGCTGGTGTTGATTCCGTTGATCGCGTTTGCCGTGTGGCGGCGTGTGCGCAGCCAGTTCGGGCTGCAGCCGATCCGGCGCAAAAGAATGATCGCGCGCATCGCCATCTTTGCCGTGCTTGCATGCCTCATCACGCTCTTTGCCATGCACAACGTGCAGCTGTTGGCTGGACTGGCGGGAGGTTTAGTCGCAGGTGCGGCGCTCGGCTTGGTCGGGCTTCGCTTGAGCCGCTTTCAGGTCGATCCGGTGAAAGGGGATTGCTACGTTCCCAATCCCTACGTCGGCGCCATCGTCACCACGGTGTTCCTGGCGCGACTCGTATGGCGTTTCGCCATGGTCGCGCCGCAGATCCAGGATCCGACCGGCGCCACGCCGCCCATCCACGGTCCCGATATCGGCCAGAGTCCGCTGACCCTGGCGGTATTTGGCCTGCTGGTGGGGTACTACATCTGCTACTTCGCGGGCTTGCTGATCCACCATCAGCGCTTGCTGCGCAGCCGGCCCGGTTTGCAGGAATAA
- the glnK gene encoding P-II family nitrogen regulator, whose translation MKLVVAVIKPFKLDDVREALAEVGVQGITVTEVKGFGRQKGHTELYRGAEYVVDFLPKIKVEVAVDDDQLERVVEAISQSARTGKIGDGKIFVSNLEQVMRIRTGELDRDAL comes from the coding sequence ATGAAATTGGTTGTGGCAGTCATCAAGCCGTTCAAGCTGGACGATGTCCGTGAGGCGCTCGCCGAGGTCGGCGTGCAAGGCATTACCGTCACCGAGGTGAAGGGGTTCGGCCGTCAGAAAGGCCACACCGAACTTTACCGCGGCGCCGAGTACGTGGTCGATTTTCTGCCCAAGATCAAAGTCGAGGTGGCCGTGGACGACGACCAGCTCGAACGCGTGGTAGAGGCCATTTCCCAGTCGGCGCGCACCGGCAAGATCGGCGACGGCAAAATTTTCGTCAGCAACCTGGAACAGGTGATGCGCATCCGCACCGGCGAGCTGGATCGCGACGCCCTGTAA